A part of Bos mutus isolate GX-2022 unplaced genomic scaffold, NWIPB_WYAK_1.1 CTG789, whole genome shotgun sequence genomic DNA contains:
- the LOC138987138 gene encoding putative ankyrin repeat domain-containing protein 26-like 1, whose amino-acid sequence VYDSCEQTKDLLHKKHMLQEEIAMLRLEIDALKNQHQEKEENYFEDIEILKQLGADSKEKTVISIQHQFQQIVRKLQAKYEKQGLMLEKRNKELIKEWNHLKERMYWDENEKAEE is encoded by the exons GTTTATGATAGTTGTGAACAAACAAAAGACCTGTTGCACAAAAAGCACATGCTGCAGGAGGAAATTGCCATGCTAAGACTGGAGATAGATGCACTGAAAAATCAGCaccaggaaaaggaagagaactaTTTTGAGGACATTGAAATTCTCAAA CAACTGGGAGCCGACAGTAAAGAGAAGACAGTCATTAGCATCCAACACCAGTTTCAGCAGATCGTGAGAAAACTTCAGGCCAAATATGagaaacaaggtctgatgctggagaagagaaACAAGGAGTTAATCAAGGAATGGAATCATTTAAAAGAGAGAATGTATTGGGAcgaaaatgagaaagcagaagaa